The DNA window TAGGGTTGTACGCATTTTTGTTTGTCTACTTCATTGTATTCTACATTTGTGACATTTTGTTTCATTCagaccatttattttttaataaaataatttcttgatTTCTAGTGACATTAAATTTAtggtttataaaattaacatttattCTATTTGTGGCTTAActgtgtcaaaaaaaaaaattagggtttataAACTTAATTCGATGGTAACATGGTGCCTAAACACGTGAAATAGCCGAAATTCATTGAAAAGACCGACAGAAAATTCGCTGGTAATTAGGGTTGGACAAAATAAATTCGATGGTAAGCAGTTTTCGGCGACGTTTATACCGTCAACCCAAAGACGACAGTAAATCTGACGATACTCAACAATTTTCTTGTAATGGTTTCAAACATCCTATTTCAATCTAAAAAACTTTCAAACGACAAATTTCaattataaacaaattttaaGCGGTTCATATTGTTATaccattaaatttaatataaacaaTTCACATATTGAATAGTCAATAGCAttgaattttagtatataaGTAAAATCGATTCACCAACGATCACTAgtaatatacaaaatttttcattgattttgaagcgttgattattgattgttaggattttgagttttttacaaaaagaaattaagaaatgtTACAAGAAGATTTTGGTTATGTTTTTTCTAACATATGAAAGAAGATGTGACTCAACTATTAATGTTATTCACGTCAATGTCACTCATTCTATTAACTATTAGTGCTAAATTTAATAGTAAGACAACATTGAACctgtttaaatatttttgaaaatagaattaagacatttaaaatattagagaccaaattaaaatttggtcCAAACATTAaagatcaaaataattttttattttttattttaaaaatcttctttttatttattataatcaatttaaaattaaataaattctttattattagaataaataataaaaaaatcaaaataagtaGATAAATTTCAGATTATTGTCTCACAAAAACTTTGGTATACCGTATATGAAATCACTAAATATATTAGTAAGGTCTATATCGAATATTAATTAATACGGTATCCAATATCATTCAAAACACACCCACTAAAAAGTAGTTAGTTGCCAATTTTGTCTTTTCTAATGTTTGTCTTCAATCATAGGGGTTGATCATGCTGCAAAGCAAAAGTACCTTTTATACTCACATATATATACTCCATAACCATCATTCcacaatataataaattaattaaaatatgtccATATATATTATTCTGCCATGCTGCTCAAAACCCAAAATTTAGATAAAAGTTGCTCAGTGCtcacaaattataaaaagaatagCACTACTATAGGAGTGCTAGCTCCAAACTCTcaacaattaatatataaaaaatctaTTTATGATAAGATTCTACACACTTTTCCTTTCATTCATCTTTAATTGTTTTTAATcaataagataaataataagAGGGACATTCTATTATACAGATTAGGGTGGTATAGAgagaatataaattttatttatagttattttttattattttattgttattcaaAATGTGAGtcctatttttattaatttctctttcatcctattaaaaaaaacatctaTAAACTTACATCTGTACCTTATAATTCATCATAATAAGAGTATTACATTCTAATCGGTCaataaaattgcataaaatatacaaaataataaatatacacaccaccaaatttaaaagttacaaaaataactacATTTAACATTAACTCatttaatttagtcttttaaTAATAACAGGAGTTTATTTatctacaaaaaaattatttttaagtgatttctactgatgattggagattattatttaaaaaaatttctcatCACTATAACTTTTTATATAAAGGTTTTTCATGGTGTTTTTGTGCATTCAAATTACtgacataaaataataatgattagGGAAGAAAACAAAGCCAAATCTGACAAACACAGCATGCCATTACCTCATCATGACCATCATCAAACCCCCGTTAAATTgttacataaaattaataagGCTTTATAGTGATAATTGATCATCAAGTCCTTATTATTCTTCATTCTTATACTAAGCTACTCTCAATGGAAAACCTAGGCACCCCATCACACCAACCTCATCATAACAATAATAGggtttctaattcaaaaaagAGTGAGAAGAAGTTTCTTGGGGTTAGACAAAGGCCTTCAGGAAGATGGATTGCAGAGATCAAAGACTCTTCACAGAAACTAAGGCTTTGGTTGGGAACTTATGATAGAGCTGAAGATGCTGCACTTGCTTATGACCATGCTGCAAGCCTTCTTAGAGGAAGAAATGCTAAGACTAATTTTCCAATCACCCATGGTGCTTGTAGCACCATTATTCTTGGCAAGAATCCAAGGGCTTACCACCTCCTTAAGCAACATGCAGTTATGAAGAGCCACATGGCGCTTTCTTCGCACATGGTCAGGGATCCATTTGTCTCTTCTTCGCAATCATCCATTCTTCAGGATCATAATAATACTCTTGTTTTCCCCATCCCTGAAGAACAAGCTTCAGCTGATGGTAGTGGAGGATTTTCATTTGGATGTTGTAAGGTTTATTCTTCTGTTATTGTAGCTCCTTCTTTCAGTTCTTCATGAAAAAGATCATGAattcaaataattaaagaataaacctagctaataataatataatcttATTGTTCcaaaattgttatatatattatgtatgtgtGTCTTCTCCTTTGAACCCTAGCTATATATATTTGTTCTAAAACAATAAGTTGTTTAATTTGCAACACTTTGAAATGGAGATATATATCTACTCTctgttatgtatatattttaatttatatatatttgatcGAATTTCTGTTGCATgcatatatctatatatatgatAATCAAggtttatcaaacacttgagtTAATTAATCCATAAATTCTCGTTACAAGCTTAGTCCCTAAATTGAGTTTTATGATTTAATGTACTTATCTAAGATTAACAAGTTTTGATCAACCTAAAGATTTCATACCCTTACACATACATGATAGCGGTTTTAACTGGTTaagaaaccaattttttttaactaacaaAACAGTAAATGAACAAAGACTATTAAGGATTtaagtatttattattatagaaaataaaaaaatattaactcattattaattaactaaaaaaaattaactctcCATCTTTTTCCAAATACTACTCCATCCCTTGTGTATCATCATTATGTTCATTTATTGGACAAGTGAAATGGTTATACTTGTTATTAGTTATTGGTCTCATATCTTGCAATAATAAGGATTACTATTATAGCATTACatactttttttataattataattattattactcattagctatatatattattgaactTTTTGGAGTAGTTAGATGCATGTAGTGTATACTAGTCTGccttcacacacacacacacacacataaacTCTTCTCCTTTTCGGAATTGGCAAATACTAAGATGCATGGTCAGTTCTAAAAGACAAAGGAGATGGAATGAATTGcatataattaacaaataagaaaaaactaGTGTATAGAGAAACCCGAGGGTGTAAAGCATGTGCCGTAGAGAATTACAAATGGTGATGATAAACATTAATAATAAACCATGGAGTTATTGGTTATAAGATGGGGATCTGGAAGAATATTtggtatttaattatatatgatcTCGTATTTCGAAACaaatatttcatatatataactACTTGATTTTAcgaatttgatttgattaagcGTTTAAGTATTAAATGTTCAAATACTGTTCTATATATGCAATAATTTATTGATCAACCTTAAACTCTTAAAATAGAATTCAAATATGCAATATTATTTTCtgatttatcaaattaaaagtgGAGGTGGTAAGCTTAGAGAAGGGGTTAGATCTATACCTTTCTTTTAAGTTACTAAAATGAtcttttaaaacaaacttttaattttgattctaTTTAAATTCAGCAGCAAAAattttatgagacaatttatttttgtctcataaatatcagaaaacagaacataacagagaagagagaagctgacaccaccatatatcctggttcagttgccttgtgcaatgcaacTTATATCCAATTTCCACCACaacagtggtggaattttcactatagttaaagtattacatacaccaattccacaggattgacacaatcctttcacactcaagttacctaacttgacattggctatgctaataacTAACTCTTCATttttagtgctaacccaactaaaaaAGGGATACCTCACAGGTACAAAATACAAGATACAGACTTacctaaagaaatctaaaaatgactctagacttttctctcaagtgtatcactaaTCCTCTTTCACTcattggcttttacttgagctctctcaatatgccttttcactcaagaaattacagaaagataaatattgaaaatcaaattacagtctgtaaaacatgaaggagattgacttcttTAACAACCTCTTTGCTATATGATAAACCAGATTTGCATGtctctgattcagttcttcatttttggcggaatgcttctttgaaagaaagcactgtccaagtagaggaacttcttcAGGAAACTCTTCTCAGAACACAACTTACCAAACTCTGGTTATCTCTCCTTACCTTCTGAATGAACAGCAAACCTCTTTTATCTCCTTACATATTGCTGGGCTGCTCTCCCTAGGTCAACTTCTTGAGCTCTGTGCTTCACCAACCCAACAGTTCACTTTCTTCCATTATTCCTCAAATTAAGAATTTTGGTTCTGACCAACTTTATTGACCGAAAGCCTCAATACAGTAACCACAAAAAATCTTCTAATGGTAGACCAGATCTGAGTCATTGAAAAACAACTTGGTCCCTAAGACTCATTTTCAACCGTAGATACACAGCAGAGTTGAACAGAAATCAACTTTTCCATGAATCCCATTTTCGGACTAGCAGAGGGTTGGGAATAAGAGAAGAAAATGAGATGCATGTAGAAGGAAATAAAATCACCTTTAGCTTCTGACCTCTTCTTGATATAGTTTGATGTTGGTGATTAGACTTCTACCATTTGCTTAaccttctctttcttgcttcttttgtGAATAGCTTAGGGAAGATCCTCTCTCGCTCACTTCTGATTTCTGACCAAGATAGAACAGATGAACGTTGCTTTTGGATGAGAGCAAAATGGAGAGGTTTGAATGAGAGAGGCAATCGGGCTTGGATCGGATCTTATTCATTCAGCCCGATGCTTTCTAtgctttgtttcttttgggCTTTATTTGCATTATAGCCCACCAgtcttattttttatcttccATCCACTTAGGCTATTGCTGTAATAAGTTTTGGCCTGCAACATTTAATTCTAAATGATTAGcaacatataattataaataatcaatatttaattatttattttgtccaataaaataatgtttgtcatcactaattaatttagtttgttTCTTAACTCAATAATcgcccccttgatgacaaacataattaAGCAATAACCAAAAGGAATTGAATTTTAGTAAAGTTAGAAAACTTCCCTTTGATTAATGTTTCTTGTTTTAGTGTTGCTCCCATTTCCTTTTCAAGAGTAGCTCCCCCTAGTTTATGCTCTCTTCTTTGTTCCTATTTTACATTGTACTTACAGAGAACACAATAAAGAGCTACACATATTCATCTTGAATAAGGGAGTTTAAACAAACAACACCACAAAATCAACCCAACATTGAACGTATCATATCAGCAACAAAAGCTAAGCATCAAGTTTAATCAAGGGCAATCTATCAACATATAAAAGCAAGTTCCAATAGTCATGTCAATACATTCCCTGCAGCAGCACATttgcaaatcaaaatttatatgCTCAAAACTATCAGCAGCAGTCAAACAAAATCCACTAAAATAATAGTAGCAGCAGTAGCATCAATAAAATTCATCATTCAAGTTCAGCATTCAAGCTATTTGGCACCTATTACTCCctcttttgtcatcaagggcggATAATAAGCAAGATCAACACAAACATCACTTTAAATCCTGCAAGAAACTGTCAAATCACAGTCCAAAACATCTAATAAGTTAAAATGAAGTGCAACAGTAGTTATAGTTGTACAGTTATccaaaaataacaaacataagTTCCAAATCAAAAGAGACAGTTTTTATAAGACAAAAACAGGAGCAGTCAGCAGCATCTTGATGAGACAATCCTAAACATCAGAACCATTTCCCTCCGAATCAACTTCTTCATCAGCATCAGTGGCAGGGTCTTCATCCTTTTGTAGGTTGTCAATGAACGTCATGAACACAGCCACTCTATCTCTTAACTTCCGGATGAAATTCTCATGCTTGCTCGCTAGCCTCCTTTGTTCCTTGCTCATTGCAATAATGTGATTTGATTGTGAGACAAACTCCTGAACTACATCTTTGACAACATTCAGTAGAGCAGATTTTTGTCCAGTGGAGATAGAAGTACCCTTggtggaaggaggaggagatTCCTCAGGAATAAAGTCATCATTGTCATCATCCAAGACCACTCTCTTTGAACGAGTGGGTCCCTTTTTctgtttcactgaaccaccCCCTTTTAGATACGAATCTCTATTTTCATAATTCTCATTTGACAAGTCAATACTAAAATGCTCAAAAACACAAGTTAGAAACATGCCATAAGATAGTGCTTTGTCTTTCTCACTCCTAATAGAATTAAACATGTATCTAACCATCAAATAGACAAAAGAAagttatgtttttgtgatcaggGCATACAAAACAAGTGTGTCTGTGTAGAAAACCCATTGATATGAACTACTTTGAGAAAGAATGATGTGGTTGACCATACGGTGCAACTGAGCACGTTCATATCCTAGGACTTTGTGAGTGGATGTAATGTCATCAATCAAGGAAACATGTTCACAAATATGAGTCAATGCATCATTGTAAGAAATATCAACTCTTTCATCCCACTTAACAGATGTATAAACACACAGCCCAACATCATAGTATACTTCAATGAAGCACTGATTGTTTCATTATTCAAGACAATGTCTCAGCCTTTAACATAAGAGTGAATAGGGCCCTCATGATATGTCAGgtttgcataaaactcttgaaCCAACAGAGGATAAACGGCTTTTTGATGTTAAAGAGATTATTCCAgtccaaaaatttcaaattatcaacaaaagaaaaacctttctttttcaaagatggTAAGTCAACAAGAAAAGAGGGACACAAGATGCGGTACTTAATAACTCCTTCAAAGAAATCATTTTTCTTGGCAAACCTAAACCTATATGGATTATAGTTTGAGTGTGATGTCATGAAGTGAGATTTATGAGCAAAAGGATCAATATCTGGTTCTCTAAATGATTTGAGAGGGAGACGAGGTTTACCTCTTTGTGAACGTAATGTAACCGACCTAGATTTAAGTTGAGTTGACTCAGGAACTGGTTCTTCAGCAGCAGGGCATTTGCCTTTGGATGAGCTTAGTTTCGAAGAACTAGGTTTTGAAGGAGGTACCTTAGGTGGTGGCGTCAGCTTAGAAGAAGCAGGATATCTTGGTGTGGTCTTGGTCCGCGCCATAGGGTCAGTGCGTGGAAGAGAGGTAGGAGGAAAAGGTGAGGGAGTGAAGGTTTGGTCTCTTGAATAAGTGGAGGGCCTAGGTTTTGTAGGAAGCTTGTGTATCTTTTCTCCTTGTGGCCTTTTTGCAATAACTTTATTCCTCATTTGGTTGGTTTCAGATTTTGAGGGAAGAGAAGTAGTAAAGATAGTGGGGAGAAACCAAAAGGTTTGAGGAGTTATGGACGGAAGAGAAGGAGTGTTGGTAACCGTATTCAAAAGAAACTTTCACaaaccatgcaactgcatcacctTATGATTTGACTTAAAAAGACTTGACATCATAAAAgagaaagattttattttattttaaaattaaaaggaaatcatttcaagattttgaaaacaaaccCCTTTTTGGACTTAAAGTCACAATAAAACTAAGATAAAACCTTTTTGGACAAAAAATCTGAAACACACAagccaacaaaaacaaaaaacaaaaaatgtaaCATTCATATTGGGCCCAGAGGTGGTTTGAATTAAGGAAATACATAGGACCACCCATGATCTGATTTTGAGGCTGGCCCAGGAAAATCTGCAAGTGCAACAAGTTTAGAACACGCTGATTGAAAGGAATGTTCTTCACTtgcccagaattgtctcatacttgtttatgagacaaaaactCCAACAAACACATCAGCAGTTTTCAAACAAAGAATCATGGCTTAAAATTCCTAGAC is part of the Arachis duranensis cultivar V14167 chromosome 1, aradu.V14167.gnm2.J7QH, whole genome shotgun sequence genome and encodes:
- the LOC107471862 gene encoding ethylene-responsive transcription factor 3-like, yielding MENLGTPSHQPHHNNNRVSNSKKSEKKFLGVRQRPSGRWIAEIKDSSQKLRLWLGTYDRAEDAALAYDHAASLLRGRNAKTNFPITHGACSTIILGKNPRAYHLLKQHAVMKSHMALSSHMVRDPFVSSSQSSILQDHNNTLVFPIPEEQASADGSGGFSFGCCKVYSSVIVAPSFSSS